GGTCGCGATGCGCACATGGCTCCAGCCGCGTGGATCGTCGCTCGCCGCCAGCGCGGCGGGCTCGGCAACCGACAGGCGGCAATGGCCGATGCCGAGATCGACGGGCGCGTACAGTTCGGAATAGTCGAATTCCGCCAGCACGTCGGATCCGACGATGCCGAGCTGCGCCGCACCATGCGCTACGAAGGTCGCGACATCGAACGCACGGACCCGGATCAGGTCGATGCCGGGATTGCTCGTCGCGAAGCGCAACGCACGGCTGTCCTCGTCGGAAAAGGCCGGCTCGGGTTCGATCCCGGCGTGCCGCAATAACGGTATGGCCTCGGCCAGGATGCGTCCCTTGGGGACGGCGATGATCAAGGGGGGGATGATTGGTGCGGCCATGGTCGAGCGGGGCTTTACTTGGGGTCCTTCGCGGGCGCAACAACGCCGCCAAAATGGAGGCGGGTATGGCGGACGAGCAGAATAATCGCGGCGCATTCGTGATTCAGGAGCATTTCTGCACCGTCATGGGCGCGCCGATCACCGCGCGGATCTGCGCCGCGCTTGCGGAGAGCCTCGACCGGGACACGAAAACCGGCGCGCGAGTGCTCGACTGGCCGGGTGAGCCGACCACCGACGCCTTGCCGCTGAGGCTGGTCGGCGGCCTGCATTCGCTTGACCTGGCTGGTGTCGCACCGGCGCTTTCGCGCGTGTTCGCAGGAGAGATCGTCGATCCCGACACCGTGCAGCGCATCTTGCGCGAGAGCTTCGCCACGCATGACGCGGTGGTTTATCCGTGGCTCGATGGCCCGCCACAGACCAACGAAGCGGGCCGATCGGCCGCCTTGATGACGGGCCTGATCGAAGTGGCGCGGCGCCATGGAGCAAAGCTCGATCTGCTCGAGATCGGGTCGAGCGCAGGTCTCAACCTGCTGATCGACCGCTTTCGCTTCGATCTTGGCGGGACGATGATCGGGCCGGCCGATTCGTCGGTGACGATCCGTCCAGAATGGCGCGGCGCCCCGCCGTCGCTGGTGCCGGTCGAGATCGTGTCGGTGCGCGGCGTCGAGATCCAGCCGGTCGATGTGACCGACCCGAAAGCGGCGGACCGGCTGCGCGCCTATATCTGGGCCGACAATCCCGAGCGCACCGAGCGCCTGTCGCGCGCGATCGCGATGATCGCGAAGCGGCCGGTCGACATGGTGCAGGGCGATGCTGCCGACTGGGTCGAGGCCCGGCTGGCCGAGCCGCAGACAGTAGGTGTCACGCGCGTGCTGATGCATTCGGTGGTGTGGCAATATCTCGGTGCCGAGCGCCAGGCGCGGATCGAGGCAGCGATGCAGGCGGCGGGTGCCGCCGCGACGGCGGAACGGCCGCTCGCGTGGGTGCGAATGGAGCCCAACCGCAATACCGCGCAGCAACAGGTCTGGGTACAGAGTTGGCCGGGCTTTGCGAAAGGCGTGCTGCTGGCCAATGTGCAAGCGCATGGGGCCTGGGTGGAGCCTTTCTCAAATCCTCCCCGGAGGGGAGGGGACCGCGAGCCGAAGGCGAGGGGTGGAGGGGATCGCGGTGAAGCTCACCGGCCCGACGGAATCGATCAAGCGTGCGAAGAAACTACGCCGCGAGATGAGCTTGCCGGAGGTGTTGCTATGGCAGGTGCTGCGCAAACAGCCGGACGGTGCGAAGTTCCGGCGGCAACATCCGGCGGGGCCATATTCGCTGGATTTCTATTGCGACGCGGCGAAGCTGGCGATCGAAGTTGATGGTGAGACGCATAATCGCGGCGATCGGCCCGAGCGGGATGAAGTGCGCGACGCCTGGCTGACGATGCGCGGCGTCCGAACGCTGCGGATCAATGCTGTGGATATACTCCGTGATCTTGATGCTGTCGTTCGGTACATCATCGCTACCGTCAACGCGCGCGGCGGCCCCCTCCACCATCCTTCGGATGGTCCCCCTCCCCCTGCGGGGGAGGAATTTTAGCTTAGCCAGCCGAGGATCGCGCGGGTCACTGCCTCGGGCGCTTCCCACGGCACGAAATGCCCCGCATCGACCTTCACCAGCGTCATGTCGGGCACCAGTGTGTCGAGTCCCTCAAGCTGGCTCGGCAGCAATGCCGCGTCCTTCAGGCCCCAGATCACCAATGTGGGCTGCTTTACCGGCGGGAAGGGCGCGTCGAGGAATGCCGGACGTTCGGGCGTTTCGTGCATTTCGGGCACGACGATCGCGCTGGCGCGGTACCAGTTGAGCATCGCGGTCATCGCGCCGGGCTGATCCCATTGGTCGAGATAGATCGGCTTTTCGTCGGCGACATTGGCGAAGTCGGTGTGGCGCAGGAAACTACCGTCGAAAAAGGCGCTGAGCCCGATGCCGTCGATATATTTCTCGAACTCGGGATTGCGGAAGGCGCGGATATACTGGCTCGCCTCGCGCTGGCCGAGATCGTCGAACATCGTCTTCTGGAAGACGAACGGGTGCGGCGCGTTGATGATGATCAGCCGCTCGACCCGGTCGGGCCGGGTTAGCGCCGCCATCCACGCGATCGCGCCGCCCCAGTCATGACCGACCAAAGTGAATGTCCCGATCGCGAAATGATCGGCCAGCGCGACCAGGTCGCCGACCATCTTGTCCGGGGTATAATCGCTCACCTCGGCCGGCTTGGACGAGCGGGCGAAACCGCGCTGATCGGGCGCGAGCACGAAATGCGTTTTCGCCAGTTCGGGAATCTGGTGGCGCCAGGTGCGGTGCGATTCGGGGAAACCGTGAAGCAGGATGATCGCCGGATTGGCGGGATCGCCGGCGACCGCGACGTCGAGCGTGACGCCGGTGGGGAGGTTTATTTGTTGCAGGTCGAAGGCATTCATCACTCTTTCCCCTCCCGCTGGCGGGAGGGGTAGGGGTGGGCCCACCTCTCCTCAAGCGGTATCGTTAGTCGTTAGCGCGAGCTCACCCCCAACCCCTCCCGCAAGCGGGAGGGGAGAAGTCTACGGATAACTCACCGTCAGCGGAATCTCCGGAATCGGGATCCATTCCTTGTCGTCGCCGGGCACTTTGGGGAATTCGCCGGCCTTCCAGGCGCGCTTGGCCTCGTTGATCCGCTCGCGGTCCGAGGAGACGAAGTTCCACCAGATATGGCGCGGCGTCGCAAAGGCCTCGCCGCCGCACAGCATGACGCGGCCGCCGCTGGCCGAACGCAAGGTCGCGGCAATGCCGGGTTTGAGCACGTAAAGCGTCATCGGCTCGAGTGTCATGCCGTCGAGGCTCGCCTCGCCGAGTGCGACATAAAGGGCGCGTTCATCGGCCCCCGCGTCGATCGGCACGCTGCCCCCGGCGTCGAGCACGATGTCGGCGTAGATCGTCTCGGCATAAGTGGTGGTCGGTGCCGATGCGCCCCACAGGCTGCCCATCACGACCCGCGCCCGGGCATTTTTGGTTTCGACCACCGGCAAAGCGGCTTTTTCGACATGTTCGAACGCCGGGTCCATCTCCTCATTTTTTTCGGGGAGAGCGATCCAGGTCTGGATGCCCGACAATTCCGGGCCGATCGCACGTTTCGCGCTGGGCGAGCGTTCGGAATGGACGATGCCATGCCCGGCGGTCATCAGATTGACCGCGCCCGGTTCGATCGTCGCGAAGGTGCCGATCGAATCGCGATGGTCGATGCTGCCGCCGAACAGATAGGTCACCGTGGCGAGGTTGATATGCGGGTGCGGCCGCACATCGATGCCCTCTCCGACACTCAGATGCGCCGGGCCCATCTGATCGAAGAACAGGAATGGGCCGACCATCGTGCGTGGTTTGGAGGGAAGGGTGCGATGGACCTTGAACCCGCCAAGGTCGTGCGTGACCGGGGTGATGGTCTGCAGGATCAGATCGTCATTGGTCATCGCTTTGCTCCAGGATTGTGGTCAGATCTTCGGGGAAGATCGTCTCGGGCCAGGTCGCCAGTTCGCCGCGCGCGAACCAGCGATGCTGCTGCATCACACGGCGTTCGAGTTCGGTATGGCCGCCGGTGTCGATCGTACAGGCGCCGGCATGCACGCGAAAATAGCGTTCCTCCGCGATCACCGGCACATCCTCCAGCGTCGTGAAGGTAACCGTGCGGCGATGCACTTCTTCGCCACAGTCGAGATCGAGCCCGGTTTCCTCGCGTAACTCGCGACGCGCGGCACCGGCGAAGCTTTCGCCCGGATCGATCGCGCCGCCCGGTGTCGCCCAGAAAGGCGGCCGGTCGCCCGCGTCGAAGCGGAACAGGAGCACGCGGTTCTGGTCGTCGGTCAACAGGATACGCGCGGCGGGCCGTTCGGCGAGTGCGCTCATTCGTCGTCGAGCTCCGGATAATGGCG
This portion of the Sphingomonas sp. So64.6b genome encodes:
- the hisG gene encoding ATP phosphoribosyltransferase is translated as MIPPLIIAVPKGRILAEAIPLLRHAGIEPEPAFSDEDSRALRFATSNPGIDLIRVRAFDVATFVAHGAAQLGIVGSDVLAEFDYSELYAPVDLGIGHCRLSVAEPAALAASDDPRGWSHVRIATKYPHVTRAHFEARGVQAECVKLNGAMELAPLLGLAPRIVDLVSSGRTLKENGLVEVEVIAEVTSRLIVNRAAFKTRAEIVPLVEAFRRAVAG
- a CDS encoding DUF2332 domain-containing protein, with translation MADEQNNRGAFVIQEHFCTVMGAPITARICAALAESLDRDTKTGARVLDWPGEPTTDALPLRLVGGLHSLDLAGVAPALSRVFAGEIVDPDTVQRILRESFATHDAVVYPWLDGPPQTNEAGRSAALMTGLIEVARRHGAKLDLLEIGSSAGLNLLIDRFRFDLGGTMIGPADSSVTIRPEWRGAPPSLVPVEIVSVRGVEIQPVDVTDPKAADRLRAYIWADNPERTERLSRAIAMIAKRPVDMVQGDAADWVEARLAEPQTVGVTRVLMHSVVWQYLGAERQARIEAAMQAAGAAATAERPLAWVRMEPNRNTAQQQVWVQSWPGFAKGVLLANVQAHGAWVEPFSNPPRRGGDREPKARGGGDRGEAHRPDGIDQACEETTPRDELAGGVAMAGAAQTAGRCEVPAATSGGAIFAGFLLRRGEAGDRS
- a CDS encoding endonuclease domain-containing protein, producing MLRKQPDGAKFRRQHPAGPYSLDFYCDAAKLAIEVDGETHNRGDRPERDEVRDAWLTMRGVRTLRINAVDILRDLDAVVRYIIATVNARGGPLHHPSDGPPPPAGEEF
- a CDS encoding alpha/beta hydrolase translates to MNAFDLQQINLPTGVTLDVAVAGDPANPAIILLHGFPESHRTWRHQIPELAKTHFVLAPDQRGFARSSKPAEVSDYTPDKMVGDLVALADHFAIGTFTLVGHDWGGAIAWMAALTRPDRVERLIIINAPHPFVFQKTMFDDLGQREASQYIRAFRNPEFEKYIDGIGLSAFFDGSFLRHTDFANVADEKPIYLDQWDQPGAMTAMLNWYRASAIVVPEMHETPERPAFLDAPFPPVKQPTLVIWGLKDAALLPSQLEGLDTLVPDMTLVKVDAGHFVPWEAPEAVTRAILGWLS
- a CDS encoding pirin family protein codes for the protein MTNDDLILQTITPVTHDLGGFKVHRTLPSKPRTMVGPFLFFDQMGPAHLSVGEGIDVRPHPHINLATVTYLFGGSIDHRDSIGTFATIEPGAVNLMTAGHGIVHSERSPSAKRAIGPELSGIQTWIALPEKNEEMDPAFEHVEKAALPVVETKNARARVVMGSLWGASAPTTTYAETIYADIVLDAGGSVPIDAGADERALYVALGEASLDGMTLEPMTLYVLKPGIAATLRSASGGRVMLCGGEAFATPRHIWWNFVSSDRERINEAKRAWKAGEFPKVPGDDKEWIPIPEIPLTVSYP
- a CDS encoding NUDIX domain-containing protein, whose amino-acid sequence is MSALAERPAARILLTDDQNRVLLFRFDAGDRPPFWATPGGAIDPGESFAGAARRELREETGLDLDCGEEVHRRTVTFTTLEDVPVIAEERYFRVHAGACTIDTGGHTELERRVMQQHRWFARGELATWPETIFPEDLTTILEQSDDQ